The sequence TCATAAATGGCGAAAGCATGCAAAATTCTATCAAAAAGGCAGCAAATTTTGTGCTTAGTAGCATTAAAGTCACGCTAAAAGATAAGAGTCGTGCATGGTATGGTGTGCAGTTTGAAAAGGTGCTTGGCACTCTTGCAAAATAGGCGGGCAAACTACTTATTTAAAATTTTTAATAACACAACGATATGGCAAAGATTTATATCTTTGCTAGCTGTTAGAAGTGCTATATCGCCATGCTCTTTTTCTAGTTTTTTTAGCATTTTAAAGCAAGATTGCGCTGTTTCATTATCAAGCTCAAGCTCAAATTCCTCACAAAACTCATCAAATCTAGCTTCTCTATCTTCATGAAACCACTCTCTTAAAGTAGTGCTTGGTGTGATATCTTTTAACCAAAGGAAATTTGAAAATATCTCTTTTCTTATGCCTCTTGGATAGAGTCTATCAACAAAAGCCGCCTTCATATCCAAACTATCATCTTTGATAAAATCATAAATTCTATAAGCTTTAAACATGTTGTGATTGTAATCCTATAATGTTTATAAATAAAAAAATATTCTTAGTTATCTTATATTTTTTATACTTGTTTAAAATTTAAGGTTTGTAAAATCAAAGCTCAAATTTTTGATTGTGGCGATAAGAATTAAACTAGGGCTAGAAAAAGTCCTAAAAAGAATAAATTTAAATTAAAGCTCGTTTCGATAAAATCACAACATAAAAATTACTAAAAGGGTTATCATTATGAGAGGCTATAAAATTTTCTCAGGAACGGCTAATATTGAGCTTTCAAAGAAAATTTCGCAATATCTTTCACTTCCTCTTAGCGAGGCAAGTATAAAAAGATTTAGCGATGGAGAGATCAGCGTGCAAATCGGCGAGAGCGTGCGCGGAAAAGATGTTTTTGTCATTCAGCCAACATGTGCACCGACAAATACAAATTTAATGGAGCTACTTATTTTAACTGACGCTTTAAGACGTAGCAGTGCAAGCTCTATAACAGCGATTGTGCCGTATTTTGGCTACGCTAGACAAGATAGAAAAGCAGCTCCTAGAGTGCCGATCACTGCAAAACTAGTGGCAAACATGATGCAAACAGCAGGTATCGATAGAGTCGTCACTATGGATCTTCACGCAGGACAAATTCAAGGATTTTTTGATATTCCGGTTGATAACCTTTATGGAAGTATCATTTTTAATGACTACGTAAGAGCTAAAAATTTACCAAATCCAATCGTTGCAAGCCCTGATGTAGGCGGCGTTGCTCGTGCTAGAGCCTTAGCTAAAAATCTAAATCTTGACATGGTTATCGTAGATAAGCGCCGCGAAAAAGCAAACGAGAGCGAAGTGATGAATATAATCGGCGACGTAAATGGCAAAGATGTGATTTTAGTTGATGATATGATCGATACAGCTGGCACGATCGTAAAAGCAGCTGAAATTTTTAAAGAGCGTGGTGCAACTAGTGTTATGGCATTTTGTACGCATCCAGTCCTTAGTGGACCAGCTTATGATAGGCTAAGACTAGGCTTTTTAGATGAGCTAGTTGTTACTGATACGATACCTTTAGCAGAGGAGCTTCCTTGTATAAAAGTGTTAAGTGCAGCTTCTTTATTTGGCGAAGTGATACGCCGTGTATATCACAATGAAAGCGTAAATAGCTTATTTTAATTAATCTTGGCTTTTGCTTTGAGTGTTTCAGGCAAAAGCCAAAACTTCTTTATCTATTGTTTTTAGAACTACTTGATTAAAATTTTAACTCTGATAGATCAAAATTTGTAGCAAAAAGATAGCCTCTATTTATAGCTGGAATTTTAAAAATTCTAGCCTTCTCT comes from Campylobacter concisus and encodes:
- a CDS encoding DUF488 domain-containing protein, which encodes MFKAYRIYDFIKDDSLDMKAAFVDRLYPRGIRKEIFSNFLWLKDITPSTTLREWFHEDREARFDEFCEEFELELDNETAQSCFKMLKKLEKEHGDIALLTASKDINLCHIVVLLKILNK
- a CDS encoding ribose-phosphate pyrophosphokinase, with product MRGYKIFSGTANIELSKKISQYLSLPLSEASIKRFSDGEISVQIGESVRGKDVFVIQPTCAPTNTNLMELLILTDALRRSSASSITAIVPYFGYARQDRKAAPRVPITAKLVANMMQTAGIDRVVTMDLHAGQIQGFFDIPVDNLYGSIIFNDYVRAKNLPNPIVASPDVGGVARARALAKNLNLDMVIVDKRREKANESEVMNIIGDVNGKDVILVDDMIDTAGTIVKAAEIFKERGATSVMAFCTHPVLSGPAYDRLRLGFLDELVVTDTIPLAEELPCIKVLSAASLFGEVIRRVYHNESVNSLF